A stretch of Brassica napus cultivar Da-Ae chromosome C6, Da-Ae, whole genome shotgun sequence DNA encodes these proteins:
- the LOC106411212 gene encoding 40S ribosomal protein S21-2, whose amino-acid sequence MQNEEGVVTELYIPRKCSATNRLITSKDHASVQLNIGHLDADGIYTGQFTTLALCGFVRAQGDADSGVDRLWQKKKVETKQQ is encoded by the exons ATGCAAAACGAAGAAGGTGTCGTCACTGAGCTATACATTCCCAGGAAATG CTCGGCGACAAACAGATTGATCACATCAAAGGATCACGCCTCTGTTCAGCTTAACATCGGTCATCTTGACGCCGATGGTATCTACACTGGCCAGTTCACCACCCTTGCTCTCTGTGGGTTTGTCCGTGCTCAG GGAGACGCAGACAGTGGCGTCGACAGGCTCTGGCAGAAGAAGAAGGTCGAAACCAAACAACAGTGA
- the LOC106407174 gene encoding uracil phosphoribosyltransferase, chloroplastic has protein sequence MGYSISNAFRCYSETLRFGPRQDQCGRVNPSPSSLLSFNSSSPFLGQTLGASLSRRNIPVRAKMAASEGSINASNRMLVFVPPHPLIKHWISVLRNDQTPCPIFRNAIGELGRLLMYEASREWLPTVVGEIMSPMGAASVEFIDPREPIAVVPILRAGLALAEHASTVLPANKIYHLGISRDEKTLLPSVYLNKLPDEFPKNSRVFLVDPMLATGGTIIAAMDMLKERGLSVQQIKVICAVAAPPALSKLNEKYPGLHVYAGIIDPEVNEKGFIIPGLGDAGDRSFGT, from the exons ATGGGGTACTCAATTAGTAACGCTTTCCGGTGTTACTCCGAAACGCTGCGTTTTGGTCCCCGACAAGATCAATGCGGCCGCGTAAACCCTAGCCcttcctctctcctctccttTAATTCCTCCTCCCCCTTCCTCGGTCAG ACTTTGGGTGCTTCTCTTTCACGGCGGAATATTCCGGTTAGAGCTAAAATGGCGGCGTCGGAAGGCTCCATTAACGCAAGCAATAGGATGCTG gtATTCGTGCCACCACATCCTTTGATCAAACACTGGATCTCTGTCCTGAGAAACGACCAAACTCCTTGTCCTATTTTCA GGAATGCAATAGGTGAACTAGGGAGACTGTTGATGTATGAAGCATCTCGAGAGTGGCTG CCTACTGTTGTTGGAGAAATCATGTCTCCGATGGGTGCTGCTTCTGTTGAGTTCATTGATCCTAGAGAGCCTATAGCG GTTGTTCCGATTTTAAGAGCTGGTCTTGCTCTTGCGGAACACGCATCAACAGTTTTGCctgcaaataaaatatatcatttag GAATAAGTCGGGACGAGAAAACGCTCTTGCCTTCTGTGTATCTCAACAA GCTGCCTGACGAATTTCCCAAGAATTCCAGAGTTTTTCTGGTGGACCCAATGCTTGCTACAG GCGGTACGATAATTGCGGcgatggatatgttgaaggaacGTGGTTTGTCTGTTCAGCAAATCAAAGTG ATTTGTGCGGTTGCTGCACCTCCTGCACTATCAAAGCTTAATGAGAAGTACCCCGG GCTTCATGTGTATGCTGGAATCATCGATCCTGAAGTCAATGAaaaggg GTTTATCATCCCTGGGCTTGGAGATGCTGGAGACCGTAGTTTCGGGACATGA